A region from the Thermoplasmatales archaeon genome encodes:
- a CDS encoding Transposase: MNSYTRKKTINGREYFYEMTPYWDREKKKIRYHSRYLGVQKEKGIEKARMHLPRNIFVYGPFIPVLRIIREMGIEKILDSMFGKEDRNTILVLAAARAIRSLPMDLVHTWYEGTYLAREYPCDPSSQRISRLLEDIGNSNIPDRFFSAFSSRMKAESSLLYDITTIASYSGNSMFEYGHAKDHGDLPQINLSLVMERRRSLPILFEIYPGSIVDVSTLRVTVERIRNLVTGVVIILDRGFFSLDNLKVLHEHEYIISATYSRKEVKHVFSAGMRRLDSADNTILYSGRPIFAMHVDFTIDGLGLEGYLYHDLDLEARERTNFHRHIREVMDTIEKTKPKEKKPAQIAQVRSMAGEYYRYIRTTVKDGKYHAQARNNAISQRENRMGRFMLVYRGKYGPIECLDLYRDKDRVEKAFEILKSDLDIFPLRERKPSTIRGLVFILFLSLIVRLSMRRMLGESGLNRKYSMDRVFLELEKLQMMEIDGKMIERERTRKQGEILEALQSVTCT; this comes from the coding sequence TTGAACAGTTACACAAGAAAGAAGACGATCAATGGCAGGGAATATTTCTACGAGATGACGCCATACTGGGACAGGGAGAAAAAGAAGATCAGGTATCACAGCAGGTACCTTGGCGTGCAGAAGGAAAAGGGCATTGAAAAGGCCCGGATGCACCTGCCCAGGAACATCTTCGTCTACGGCCCCTTCATACCCGTGCTGCGAATCATCAGGGAGATGGGCATTGAGAAGATCCTTGATTCAATGTTCGGGAAGGAGGACAGGAACACTATCCTGGTACTTGCCGCTGCCCGGGCAATAAGGTCACTCCCCATGGATTTAGTGCACACATGGTATGAGGGAACCTACCTGGCCAGGGAATACCCATGTGATCCATCTTCGCAGCGCATATCCCGCCTGCTGGAGGACATAGGTAACAGCAATATACCGGACAGGTTCTTCTCCGCCTTCTCATCACGCATGAAGGCGGAATCCTCTCTCCTGTACGATATAACGACCATTGCATCGTATTCCGGAAACAGCATGTTCGAGTATGGTCATGCAAAGGATCATGGCGATCTTCCCCAGATCAATCTATCCCTTGTAATGGAGAGGAGAAGATCCCTGCCCATACTGTTCGAGATATACCCGGGGAGTATTGTGGATGTTTCCACCCTAAGGGTAACAGTGGAAAGGATCAGGAATCTCGTCACCGGAGTTGTGATCATCCTTGACCGCGGCTTCTTCTCCCTTGACAATCTTAAGGTACTCCACGAACATGAATACATAATCTCTGCAACGTACTCAAGAAAGGAGGTAAAGCATGTATTCTCCGCCGGCATGAGGAGGCTGGATTCCGCAGATAACACAATCCTCTACAGCGGCAGGCCCATATTCGCGATGCATGTGGATTTTACCATTGACGGTCTTGGCCTGGAGGGGTACCTCTACCATGACCTTGATCTGGAAGCACGGGAAAGAACCAATTTCCACAGACACATCAGGGAGGTCATGGATACCATTGAGAAAACGAAGCCGAAGGAGAAGAAACCTGCCCAGATCGCACAGGTCCGGTCCATGGCGGGAGAATATTACAGATACATAAGAACCACGGTGAAGGACGGGAAGTACCATGCACAGGCAAGGAACAATGCCATATCACAGAGGGAGAACCGCATGGGCCGTTTCATGCTGGTCTACAGGGGGAAATACGGTCCAATTGAGTGCCTTGATCTCTATCGGGACAAGGATCGTGTGGAGAAAGCCTTTGAGATCCTGAAATCAGATCTGGACATATTTCCTCTCAGGGAGAGGAAACCTTCCACCATAAGGGGCCTTGTGTTCATCCTTTTCCTCTCACTCATCGTGAGGCTGTCCATGAGGAGAATGCTGGGTGAATCAGGGCTCAACAGGAAATATTCCATGGACAGGGTATTCCTTGAACTGGAGAAGCTGCAGATGATGGAGATTGACGGGAAAATGATCGAAAGGGAGAGAACCAGAAAGCAGGGTGAAATCCTGGAAGCTCTCCAGTCAGTTACATGTACCTAA
- a CDS encoding Transposase: MHIPLNIHMRYCPMFLRITKVRRGSAVLEYASIAERLVVDHVQKTVTLKYLGPVKSAADTERYRKVLDEYREAMRKFSLNDLKIRPTLSFGIFYAARSIMERNGISGILKKHTRTYAGILSFMIISRLFEPSSDIDLVDLEKRVYYPWELQISEDNVYRSLDSLLAGKDDIEIEIFNALKPDTSTVHYDLTSSYFEGREDNDLVLFGYSRDKKRGKEQIVIGLVMADGIPIHHEVWPGNTIDPKTLESTISVLKERFHIKNVIIIADRAFGRSKSLDLLDQNLYITAAYRWDQPYRSILMNTDFTDSLVMDDLVMKKVAISVDQVMKDDSTGDQKRLAEKRIYIAVYNRKREDLDLKDLNDRIDTVKKRISEIPDQKELKKSLGKLRSLVKFPETGAVLNEKRIEILKKLAGRFLIVTNADLPESEIVSAYKDQWQIERSFRTIKSFIEIRPVYHRKSERIRAHVFVCVLSLLVSRIMEKLSGRTIDSIRKDLNYLDVVPVTVEKRDLYISSESSAASDILKSLGLPYPGIRESAHT, translated from the coding sequence ATGCACATACCTTTAAATATTCATATGCGATATTGCCCTATGTTCCTGAGAATTACAAAGGTCAGGAGGGGATCTGCAGTACTGGAATATGCATCCATCGCGGAAAGGCTGGTTGTGGATCACGTGCAGAAAACCGTTACCCTGAAATATCTCGGTCCCGTGAAGTCCGCAGCGGATACGGAAAGATACCGGAAAGTGCTGGACGAATACAGGGAAGCCATGAGGAAATTCTCCCTGAATGACCTTAAGATCAGGCCAACACTCTCCTTCGGGATATTCTATGCAGCCAGATCCATAATGGAGAGAAATGGCATATCAGGGATACTGAAAAAACATACTCGCACCTACGCTGGGATATTATCCTTCATGATCATTTCCCGGCTGTTTGAACCCTCGTCCGACATTGATCTGGTCGATCTGGAAAAGAGGGTGTACTATCCATGGGAATTACAAATAAGCGAGGACAATGTTTACAGATCCCTTGATTCTCTTCTGGCGGGGAAGGATGACATCGAGATCGAAATATTCAACGCACTGAAACCGGACACCTCCACGGTGCATTATGACCTGACATCATCATATTTTGAGGGCAGGGAGGATAATGATCTGGTATTATTCGGTTATTCCCGTGATAAGAAAAGAGGAAAGGAGCAGATTGTTATCGGTCTTGTCATGGCAGACGGGATACCCATACACCATGAGGTGTGGCCCGGCAATACCATCGATCCGAAAACACTTGAATCCACCATATCGGTGCTGAAGGAGAGATTCCATATAAAAAACGTGATAATCATTGCGGACAGGGCATTCGGAAGATCCAAATCGTTGGATCTCCTGGATCAGAACCTGTATATCACCGCTGCATACAGGTGGGACCAGCCGTACCGCAGCATCCTCATGAATACGGATTTCACTGACAGTCTTGTGATGGATGACCTGGTCATGAAGAAAGTCGCCATAAGCGTGGATCAGGTGATGAAGGATGATTCCACCGGAGATCAGAAGAGACTTGCTGAAAAGAGGATATACATTGCGGTATACAACAGGAAGAGGGAAGATCTGGATCTGAAGGATCTCAATGACAGGATCGATACTGTAAAGAAGAGAATATCCGAGATTCCGGATCAGAAGGAACTGAAGAAGTCTCTGGGGAAGCTGAGATCACTGGTGAAGTTCCCGGAGACCGGTGCAGTGTTGAACGAAAAACGCATAGAAATACTGAAAAAGCTTGCAGGAAGATTCCTCATCGTCACCAATGCTGATCTGCCGGAAAGTGAAATTGTGTCAGCTTACAAGGATCAGTGGCAGATTGAGCGTTCATTCAGGACAATAAAGTCGTTTATCGAGATCAGGCCGGTATACCACAGGAAATCAGAAAGAATCAGGGCGCATGTCTTTGTATGCGTATTGTCGCTTCTTGTTTCAAGGATAATGGAAAAACTTTCCGGCAGGACAATCGACAGCATAAGGAAGGATCTCAATTACCTGGATGTCGTTCCTGTTACAGTTGAAAAGAGAGATCTGTATATTTCATCGGAGAGCAGTGCAGCTTCAGATATTTTGAAAAGCCTTGGACTGCCATATCCAGGGATCCGGGAAAGTGCACATACATAA
- a CDS encoding cytochrome b6-f complex iron-sulfur subunit yields MGEESIDSGKRNFLKAMVVISAGAAVAGVLKGVVQNIIPPSTGLTSFPELTLYYNGRPLQYSDIPPGKTGSGIYLFDYPLSSDPNFLLNISNDNKTPVQVEPMSVFIPATGGTFESPAGVGPDNSVVAFSAICQHLGCVPPIIHYYPAGSPAFPTYIHCNCHGSTYDPSKGAKVITGPTTHPLPATILKYEAASGNFSVVSMTGPTIYGKISDLTGGTPLPEGQTYTDVTVEPIEG; encoded by the coding sequence ATGGGCGAAGAATCCATAGATTCTGGAAAAAGGAATTTTCTTAAGGCAATGGTCGTTATTTCTGCTGGAGCCGCTGTTGCCGGTGTTCTTAAGGGCGTTGTGCAAAACATTATCCCCCCATCAACAGGGCTCACTTCTTTCCCGGAACTCACACTCTATTACAATGGTCGCCCACTCCAATATAGTGACATTCCTCCTGGTAAGACGGGGAGCGGCATCTATTTGTTTGACTACCCCCTCTCGAGTGATCCAAATTTTCTGCTCAATATAAGTAATGACAATAAGACACCCGTTCAGGTAGAACCCATGTCAGTTTTTATTCCTGCTACCGGTGGTACATTCGAGTCTCCTGCTGGTGTCGGTCCTGATAATTCTGTAGTGGCATTCAGTGCAATATGCCAGCACCTTGGATGTGTACCACCCATCATTCACTATTATCCAGCAGGAAGCCCTGCTTTTCCAACATACATACATTGCAACTGCCATGGCAGCACCTATGATCCAAGCAAGGGAGCGAAAGTGATTACTGGACCAACCACCCATCCTCTGCCCGCCACCATACTGAAATACGAAGCAGCTAGCGGAAATTTTTCCGTAGTGAGCATGACCGGACCAACCATTTACGGGAAAATTAGTGATCTGACAGGCGGAACACCACTTCCAGAGGGTCAGACTTACACGGATGTAACAGTGGAACCTATCGAAGGATAA
- a CDS encoding cytochrome b6: MDIEKYKFWKKKQDVVGDVVDTLKLNELPLKTVPDYMRRKRGIWYWTGALITIAFVYQVISGLLLLIYYTPSDPYYATVNTIINTVPFGALFLASHLYGAYAMIVLIYIHLFRNYFMGAYKKPRRLQWVTGVLLLAVTIGVGFFGYSMTGDVLSSDATDVGRGIALSTPLLGATLESLVFGNGTSLSLFTHMLSLHIIFTAIIGLLFGLHFFLAEANGMMPSNRKSKYTAPAVDKEDPSYKPWFPYNMAFMVQLALYTFGILIIIPSILMLLNGSTVPASATNPPIPPLFSPFPSFAPTSPFAGYVPAYPPWFLLFIYKAVDFQTFSGPLSPLIASTVFGVVPLLYFLLIPFMDGSKDLHPLARPLVTAFGILAVIYMVILSAWGALSPGIPIPPAEVYAVFIPPWIIVVGGMFFLNRLYKQNKFRVTSSKSIASFLLFMFLLIFMVIELAENFSAFMNHTSALNLVSTGLAAGATSFVAFGTMKSAQVAEKYQPVKEPKQHVISVNTAVIISAILGIFAVAVIAMISTLNPVGVISEGEFGLGLGGILVISGVIMRLYRAAFYHE, from the coding sequence ATGGATATAGAGAAATATAAATTCTGGAAGAAGAAGCAGGACGTGGTCGGAGATGTTGTCGACACCCTGAAGCTAAATGAACTCCCGCTGAAAACAGTGCCTGATTACATGAGAAGAAAAAGGGGAATCTGGTACTGGACAGGCGCATTAATTACAATCGCATTTGTATACCAGGTAATCAGCGGTCTACTTCTCCTGATCTATTATACACCATCTGATCCATACTATGCAACAGTTAATACGATAATCAACACAGTTCCATTCGGTGCACTCTTCCTGGCCTCCCATCTCTATGGCGCATACGCCATGATTGTACTGATATACATCCACCTGTTCAGGAACTATTTCATGGGTGCTTACAAGAAGCCAAGGCGACTGCAGTGGGTTACTGGTGTCCTTCTTCTTGCAGTCACCATCGGGGTTGGGTTCTTTGGATATTCAATGACAGGTGATGTGCTCTCTTCAGATGCGACAGATGTTGGCAGGGGCATAGCTCTCTCAACACCCTTACTGGGAGCGACACTCGAGTCCCTCGTGTTCGGCAACGGAACATCCCTTTCCCTATTTACCCACATGCTTTCGCTCCACATCATATTCACTGCAATAATCGGGTTGCTTTTTGGACTGCACTTCTTCCTTGCAGAAGCAAACGGAATGATGCCTTCGAACAGGAAGTCAAAATACACTGCCCCGGCTGTTGATAAGGAAGACCCCTCATACAAGCCATGGTTTCCTTACAATATGGCATTCATGGTCCAGCTTGCGTTGTATACGTTCGGGATTCTCATAATAATTCCATCTATACTAATGCTCTTAAACGGGAGCACTGTTCCGGCAAGTGCAACTAATCCACCAATACCTCCACTTTTCTCGCCGTTCCCAAGCTTTGCACCAACGAGCCCCTTTGCCGGGTATGTTCCAGCTTATCCTCCATGGTTCCTGCTGTTCATTTACAAGGCAGTTGATTTCCAGACGTTCAGTGGCCCATTGTCCCCACTCATAGCATCGACTGTTTTTGGAGTGGTCCCACTGCTATATTTCCTGCTTATACCATTTATGGATGGGAGCAAAGACCTTCATCCTCTCGCCCGACCACTGGTCACTGCCTTTGGCATACTCGCTGTCATCTACATGGTGATACTTTCTGCATGGGGAGCGCTCTCTCCTGGTATCCCGATACCCCCGGCTGAAGTCTACGCGGTTTTCATTCCGCCGTGGATAATAGTTGTCGGTGGAATGTTTTTCCTTAACAGGCTGTACAAACAGAACAAGTTCAGGGTTACTTCATCCAAATCCATTGCCTCATTCCTTCTGTTCATGTTCCTGCTCATATTCATGGTAATAGAGCTGGCAGAGAATTTCTCGGCATTCATGAACCACACATCTGCACTCAACCTGGTTTCAACTGGACTCGCAGCCGGAGCCACTTCCTTTGTGGCATTCGGTACCATGAAGTCCGCACAGGTCGCAGAGAAGTATCAACCCGTGAAGGAGCCAAAACAGCACGTTATAAGCGTTAATACGGCAGTAATAATATCTGCAATCCTCGGAATATTTGCAGTAGCGGTTATTGCAATGATCTCAACTCTGAACCCTGTCGGAGTCATATCCGAAGGCGAATTCGGACTTGGACTTGGTGGCATTCTTGTCATCAGCGGAGTAATAATGAGGCTATACCGGGCGGCCTTCTACCATGAGTGA
- a CDS encoding 3-hydroxypropionyl-coenzyme A dehydratase, translating to MSDIRVDGYQSISFWKEESIGIIVLRSDDNSGLDISHISELVTAVGTAAMDDSVKAVALTGINMRFATHLNFESNVSQIDNMMDYTRALLSLVYTIDKPIFSILNGNAIDVGYEIALLADVMISSNNIEVGFSPQYTFMLGGSITSARFKDLDRGKPASGVNSDLVYHSENLLDDAKKYITDHLLFDYPLIRRRRMISFRESLLEEREHFFKRNRFQTPG from the coding sequence ATGAGTGATATCAGGGTAGATGGCTATCAGTCCATAAGCTTCTGGAAGGAGGAAAGCATTGGCATCATTGTCCTGAGATCAGACGATAATTCAGGCTTGGATATCTCCCACATATCTGAACTGGTCACTGCTGTTGGTACAGCAGCTATGGATGACAGCGTGAAAGCAGTCGCATTAACTGGCATAAATATGCGATTTGCCACGCACTTAAATTTTGAAAGCAATGTATCCCAGATTGATAATATGATGGATTACACCAGGGCTCTGCTTTCGCTGGTTTATACTATCGACAAACCTATCTTCTCCATTCTGAATGGAAATGCAATAGATGTCGGCTACGAGATTGCGCTCCTTGCTGACGTTATGATATCTTCCAACAACATTGAAGTCGGATTCAGCCCTCAGTATACTTTCATGCTGGGAGGATCTATTACTTCCGCGAGGTTCAAGGACCTTGATAGGGGGAAGCCAGCGTCGGGAGTAAATTCAGATCTTGTCTACCACTCAGAAAATCTTCTGGATGATGCAAAGAAATACATTACTGATCACCTCCTATTTGACTATCCCCTGATCAGGCGGAGAAGAATGATTTCATTCAGAGAGTCACTGCTTGAGGAGCGCGAGCACTTTTTCAAGAGGAACCGCTTTCAGACGCCGGGATAA
- the pdxS gene encoding Pyridoxal biosynthesis lyase PdxS has product MNKELNLSDLRFGDELIKRGFAKMTKGGVIMDVTTAAQAKIAESAGAVAVMALERVPADIRAAGGVARMADPAKIKEIMSSVSIPVMAKVRIGHISEGRVLEALGVDMLDESEVLTPADPFFHLYKKDYKVPVVCGARTLSEAVRRIFEGAAMIRTKGEAGTGNIIEAVRHIRVVSESIAVLKTLGQKDLERVADNMTEPYRSLRKIVSEDIFKNDSSLSMHNLFAEMGEEKIKGEILKILKEIRGKGRLPLVNFAAGGVATPSDGALMMQLGSDGVFVGSGIFKSKDPEKMARAVVEAVENYEDFKLIGDVSENLSGMAGMDIESMPKEMRLQERGW; this is encoded by the coding sequence ATGAACAAGGAACTCAATCTATCTGACCTTAGATTTGGCGATGAGCTTATTAAGAGAGGCTTTGCCAAGATGACCAAGGGTGGCGTGATTATGGACGTTACAACTGCTGCCCAGGCAAAGATCGCTGAATCCGCCGGCGCCGTTGCAGTGATGGCACTGGAAAGGGTTCCGGCAGACATAAGAGCTGCTGGTGGAGTAGCGAGAATGGCTGATCCGGCTAAGATAAAAGAAATAATGTCCTCAGTCTCGATTCCTGTAATGGCAAAGGTGCGAATTGGGCACATTTCCGAGGGACGGGTTCTCGAAGCCCTTGGCGTTGATATGCTCGATGAAAGCGAGGTTCTGACTCCTGCAGACCCATTTTTCCATCTGTACAAGAAAGATTACAAGGTCCCTGTGGTTTGTGGTGCGAGAACTCTTTCTGAGGCAGTCAGGAGGATATTTGAGGGGGCGGCAATGATACGTACCAAGGGGGAAGCGGGAACCGGGAACATCATTGAAGCAGTCAGGCACATCAGGGTGGTAAGCGAAAGCATAGCTGTACTGAAAACACTCGGCCAGAAAGATCTTGAGAGGGTGGCGGACAACATGACCGAACCCTATAGAAGCCTGAGGAAAATAGTATCTGAAGACATTTTCAAGAATGACAGTTCACTTTCAATGCACAACCTCTTTGCGGAAATGGGAGAGGAAAAGATAAAAGGCGAAATTCTGAAAATCCTGAAGGAAATTCGGGGCAAGGGAAGGCTGCCTCTGGTTAATTTTGCAGCAGGTGGGGTTGCTACACCTTCTGACGGAGCATTGATGATGCAGCTTGGTTCTGATGGGGTCTTTGTTGGAAGCGGGATATTCAAGTCAAAAGATCCCGAGAAGATGGCAAGAGCTGTGGTCGAAGCCGTTGAAAATTATGAAGATTTCAAGCTTATTGGTGACGTATCTGAAAACCTGTCTGGCATGGCCGGTATGGATATAGAATCCATGCCAAAGGAAATGCGCCTACAGGAGCGCGGATGGTAG
- a CDS encoding Double zinc ribbon, which produces MFCDKCGAQIPDDAVFCPKCGNKVGSSTSNGNAAQSATAKNNDRPVIASPDIQALKCPSCGAPLKPELGEMIITCEYCGASITLNSDGWRNVGKHSMLTLKIADTDSLTTILKEYLDKGLLRKHLEEDSKNEGMNLAYIPYWVVPVSARTQYSAISAASEVGTIAGSALLMGLMGGAMGGGRGRGGGFGMMEGAMMGGMMMGGMGRGNGNLRAYTLDQNYDYPIVAMKGMLGYQPKDYSFDLKSRVIFDVSKIPKGIKVLNGDVSEESAKYEAKTYVDQLQSKKVHDQHHMVQKITTEDDVSEPELLHVPVWFAKFSHKGKDISLVIDASSSRIINSIGLE; this is translated from the coding sequence ATGTTTTGTGATAAATGTGGTGCGCAGATACCGGATGATGCGGTATTTTGCCCAAAATGTGGAAACAAGGTTGGATCTTCAACCAGTAATGGCAATGCAGCACAGAGTGCAACAGCAAAGAACAATGACAGGCCAGTTATAGCTTCTCCGGATATTCAGGCACTGAAATGCCCGAGTTGCGGTGCACCACTTAAGCCGGAACTTGGAGAGATGATCATAACCTGTGAATATTGCGGAGCGAGCATTACTCTTAATTCAGATGGCTGGAGAAACGTCGGTAAACATAGCATGCTGACGTTGAAAATAGCTGATACAGACTCATTGACAACTATATTGAAAGAATATCTGGATAAGGGACTTCTGAGAAAACATCTTGAAGAGGATTCGAAAAATGAAGGAATGAACCTTGCCTATATTCCATACTGGGTTGTACCTGTATCGGCAAGGACACAGTATTCAGCCATTAGTGCAGCCTCAGAAGTCGGGACTATTGCCGGAAGTGCTCTTCTCATGGGATTAATGGGAGGAGCAATGGGCGGCGGACGTGGCAGGGGCGGCGGATTCGGAATGATGGAAGGCGCAATGATGGGCGGGATGATGATGGGTGGAATGGGGAGAGGTAACGGAAATCTTCGTGCCTATACGCTCGATCAGAACTATGATTATCCAATTGTTGCGATGAAAGGCATGCTCGGCTACCAGCCCAAGGACTATTCATTCGACCTTAAGAGCCGCGTAATATTCGATGTTTCAAAGATACCAAAAGGCATAAAAGTCCTGAATGGAGATGTTAGTGAAGAATCTGCAAAGTATGAGGCAAAGACCTATGTTGACCAGCTCCAAAGCAAGAAAGTACACGATCAGCATCATATGGTACAGAAAATTACCACTGAAGATGACGTCTCTGAGCCGGAACTTTTGCATGTACCTGTCTGGTTCGCAAAATTCAGCCATAAGGGCAAGGATATATCACTGGTGATAGACGCAAGTTCTTCAAGGATCATCAACAGCATAGGCCTGGAATGA
- a CDS encoding Putative virion core protein (lumpy skin disease virus), giving the protein MIGRKSKNIPDKGGSVAGSITIAWETQYKEGNVMWKVPRLIRLNDNIVVREDETAVFFRDGKVLTYFDQPNRYALTDFNAPVVQGLLKFFAGVQQQAEVYYIQRRYLDGKFGSTQPYQFTDPTFGVVSLKVFGEYRWKISSPENFINQFVGTFNLETSDDVESRLKEQMIILVYSALGKMKDKGLKVTDIPANLLNLEQVILASSPDQFQQYGVEINKISGLTINLPDEVQKAVDKRSEMSVLGVNYLQLQAGKAMVDAAKNPTGVAGAGAGIGIGLGAGAGMGYAMGGQMMGGMSSGLQQSQTKPCPKCGSMVPVSATFCPNCGAPLQNQQKTESIKCPKCGTESPAGTKFCPNCGAQLEAQKVKCQNCGFESAAGTKFCPNCGKAL; this is encoded by the coding sequence ATGATTGGCAGGAAGTCAAAAAATATTCCGGATAAAGGTGGCAGCGTTGCCGGATCTATCACAATAGCGTGGGAGACTCAGTATAAAGAAGGCAATGTGATGTGGAAAGTTCCGCGTCTCATCAGGCTAAATGATAATATAGTTGTGAGGGAAGACGAAACTGCTGTCTTCTTCAGGGACGGAAAGGTGCTCACTTACTTCGATCAGCCGAACAGGTATGCTCTGACGGACTTTAATGCCCCGGTTGTTCAGGGTCTGCTGAAGTTCTTTGCGGGTGTGCAGCAGCAGGCAGAGGTATACTACATACAGAGGCGCTATCTGGACGGAAAGTTCGGCAGCACTCAGCCGTACCAGTTCACTGACCCGACATTTGGTGTCGTGAGCCTGAAGGTTTTCGGTGAATACAGGTGGAAAATCTCCAGCCCCGAGAATTTCATAAACCAGTTTGTAGGTACATTCAACCTTGAGACAAGCGATGATGTTGAGTCAAGGCTGAAAGAACAGATGATCATCCTCGTCTACAGTGCTTTGGGAAAAATGAAGGATAAGGGGTTAAAGGTTACTGATATTCCTGCAAATCTCCTTAATTTGGAACAGGTTATTCTTGCTAGTTCCCCGGACCAGTTCCAGCAATACGGGGTAGAAATAAACAAGATCTCCGGCTTAACCATAAACCTCCCGGATGAAGTGCAGAAAGCTGTGGACAAGAGATCCGAGATGTCAGTCCTTGGCGTAAACTATCTGCAGCTTCAGGCTGGAAAGGCCATGGTAGATGCAGCAAAAAACCCGACCGGAGTCGCAGGCGCTGGAGCCGGGATCGGAATTGGACTGGGAGCCGGAGCAGGTATGGGTTATGCGATGGGTGGGCAAATGATGGGCGGCATGTCTTCAGGACTGCAGCAAAGCCAGACAAAGCCATGCCCAAAATGTGGTTCTATGGTTCCAGTTTCCGCAACATTCTGCCCGAATTGTGGAGCACCCTTGCAGAACCAGCAGAAAACAGAGTCTATAAAGTGTCCAAAGTGTGGAACAGAATCTCCTGCCGGGACAAAATTCTGCCCTAACTGTGGCGCTCAACTTGAAGCCCAGAAAGTGAAATGCCAGAACTGCGGGTTTGAGTCCGCTGCTGGTACAAAGTTTTGCCCGAATTGTGGAAAAGCGTTATGA
- a CDS encoding Sulfite exporter TauE/SafE, producing MNEILIILKFISIVFGGILAGFIGSLTGLGGGTVLVPLLSIFYGVPIVFATGASLISTIATSAGSASAYTKEKIANIKIGVGLEVATTIGAVVGSLLTVYLDHHALTWLIYIIFGVVLLGSLIPAVKRGQSELPPHTRPDWTTRVFELSGKYHDARLKKDVSYNGIRWWLGEIIMFFAGTISGLLGIGSGALKVLGMDWAMNLPMKVTTTTSNFMIGITAATGSSIYWYSGYIQIFIAAATAIGVVIGAYFGAKALVKITNKDIRWIFLAILSFLGVEMIIRGFVTDSIFILVPLIQFLISIMVAVIFISVLYVHNQRKVKSVETL from the coding sequence ATGAATGAGATCCTGATAATTCTCAAATTTATCTCCATTGTTTTTGGTGGGATCTTGGCTGGATTCATAGGTTCATTGACCGGTCTTGGCGGAGGAACCGTTCTGGTACCCCTACTCAGCATATTTTACGGAGTACCCATCGTGTTCGCCACTGGAGCAAGCCTGATATCAACAATAGCTACTTCCGCAGGGTCCGCCAGTGCCTACACCAAAGAAAAAATTGCCAACATCAAGATAGGCGTAGGGCTCGAGGTGGCGACAACAATCGGAGCAGTGGTCGGCTCCCTTCTGACGGTTTACCTGGATCATCACGCTTTGACATGGCTGATCTACATAATATTTGGGGTTGTGCTGCTCGGGTCGCTCATTCCGGCAGTGAAACGCGGGCAGAGTGAGTTGCCCCCTCATACCAGGCCGGACTGGACAACTCGAGTTTTTGAGCTCTCAGGTAAGTATCACGACGCAAGGCTGAAAAAGGACGTTAGCTATAATGGAATAAGGTGGTGGCTTGGGGAAATCATAATGTTCTTTGCAGGAACAATTTCCGGACTTCTGGGTATAGGAAGCGGAGCCCTGAAGGTTCTGGGAATGGACTGGGCCATGAACCTTCCCATGAAGGTCACAACTACAACAAGCAATTTCATGATTGGGATTACCGCCGCTACAGGCAGCTCGATTTACTGGTATTCAGGATATATCCAGATTTTCATCGCAGCCGCGACCGCAATAGGTGTTGTTATTGGCGCATACTTTGGTGCAAAAGCCCTGGTAAAGATAACCAACAAGGACATAAGATGGATATTTCTCGCGATTCTCTCATTCCTGGGTGTGGAAATGATCATACGGGGCTTTGTAACGGATTCAATATTCATATTGGTACCGCTGATACAGTTCCTGATATCAATCATGGTTGCAGTCATATTCATATCTGTACTGTATGTGCATAACCAGAGGAAGGTGAAGTCGGTTGAAACACTTTGA
- a CDS encoding putative membrane protein, with protein MKHFDVYRIISASLRTGVILSMLFIISGVVLMMVMRTTDGYTISQIADYSQGPSGHTLYSSLIPLNQVFTGIFQLDGAFYIAFGLWVLIFTPITVVIIALISFIEAKNYLYIALSSCVLFVLFFAMLVVPHFLP; from the coding sequence TTGAAACACTTTGATGTTTACCGGATTATCAGTGCTTCGCTACGTACCGGCGTGATCCTGAGCATGTTATTCATCATTTCCGGGGTAGTATTGATGATGGTCATGCGAACCACTGACGGCTACACAATTTCCCAGATTGCAGATTACTCACAGGGACCGAGTGGTCATACCCTGTATTCTTCTCTAATACCGTTAAACCAGGTATTCACAGGAATATTCCAGTTGGACGGCGCCTTTTACATTGCATTTGGCCTGTGGGTCCTGATATTCACGCCAATAACGGTTGTCATCATCGCTTTGATATCATTCATTGAGGCGAAGAACTATCTATACATAGCACTCTCATCTTGCGTGCTCTTTGTCCTGTTCTTTGCCATGCTTGTAGTACCACATTTTCTACCCTGA